In one window of Pseudooceanicola aestuarii DNA:
- the xylA gene encoding xylose isomerase yields the protein MSTGFFDGIAPITFQGRDGTDPLAYRHYDPEEVVLGKRMEDHLRFAVAYWHSFAWEGGDPFGGQTFVRPWHPQDDMGRARMKADVAFEMFDLLGVPYFCWHDLDLRPEQGSFAANRDTLNEITDYLGEKMQGNKTQLLWGTANMFTDRRWMGGASTNPDPDVFAFAAATVKSCMDATHKLGGQNYVLWGGREGYETLLNTDMGAELDHMGRFLSMVVEYKHKIGFKGQILVEPKPQEPSKHQYDFDVATCIGFLRKYGLESEVKLNIEQGHAILAGHSFEHELALAVSEGMLGSIDMNRNDYQSGWDTDQFPNNVPEVALAYYHILKGGGFTQGGTNFDAKLRRQSIDAEDLIAAHVGGMDVCARGLKAAAAMIEDGGLDAALAERYAGWDTAEAKAMLDSDLATIAQRVEREGIAPQPRSGRQEILENYVNRFV from the coding sequence ATGAGCACAGGCTTTTTCGACGGCATCGCCCCGATCACATTCCAGGGCCGCGATGGCACCGATCCGCTGGCCTACCGCCACTACGACCCCGAGGAGGTCGTGCTGGGCAAGCGGATGGAGGACCACCTGCGGTTCGCCGTGGCCTATTGGCACAGCTTTGCCTGGGAGGGGGGCGACCCCTTCGGCGGGCAGACCTTTGTCCGGCCCTGGCATCCGCAGGACGACATGGGCCGCGCCCGGATGAAGGCCGATGTCGCCTTCGAGATGTTCGACCTGTTGGGCGTGCCCTATTTCTGCTGGCACGATCTGGACCTGCGGCCTGAACAGGGCTCCTTTGCCGCCAATCGCGACACGCTGAACGAGATTACCGATTACCTGGGCGAGAAGATGCAGGGCAATAAGACTCAGCTGCTGTGGGGCACCGCCAACATGTTCACCGACCGCCGCTGGATGGGCGGCGCATCGACCAACCCGGATCCGGATGTCTTTGCCTTTGCCGCCGCGACGGTGAAATCCTGCATGGACGCCACGCACAAGCTGGGTGGGCAGAACTATGTTCTCTGGGGTGGGCGCGAGGGCTATGAGACCCTACTGAACACCGACATGGGGGCCGAGCTGGACCATATGGGCCGGTTCCTTTCCATGGTTGTGGAGTACAAGCACAAGATCGGCTTCAAGGGGCAGATCCTGGTGGAGCCGAAGCCGCAGGAGCCGTCCAAGCATCAATATGATTTCGACGTCGCCACCTGCATCGGCTTCCTGCGCAAATACGGGCTGGAGAGCGAGGTGAAGCTGAACATCGAGCAGGGCCACGCCATCCTGGCCGGCCACAGTTTCGAGCACGAGCTGGCCCTTGCGGTCAGCGAGGGGATGTTGGGCTCCATCGACATGAACCGGAACGATTACCAATCCGGCTGGGACACCGATCAGTTCCCCAACAACGTGCCGGAGGTGGCGCTGGCCTATTATCACATCCTGAAGGGCGGCGGGTTCACACAGGGTGGCACCAATTTCGACGCCAAGCTGCGGCGCCAGTCGATCGACGCCGAAGATCTGATCGCGGCCCATGTGGGCGGCATGGATGTCTGCGCGCGCGGCCTGAAAGCCGCCGCAGCGATGATCGAGGACGGCGGCCTGGATGCCGCCTTGGCCGAACGTTACGCCGGGTGGGACACGGCCGAGGCGAAGGCGATGCTGGACAGCGACCTGGCCACCATCGCCCAGCGGGTAGAGCGGGAGGGCATCGCGCCCCAGCCCCGCTCCGGCCGTCAGGAGATCCTGGAGAACTACGTCAACCGCTTCGTCTGA
- a CDS encoding ROK family transcriptional regulator: protein MDTIRDALTMDARAQTRLRILDIIRASDGIARKEIAALASTSPATVTTVTADMLDKGLIREVPFPDAPGAGRRGRPRVMLKLRGGVYPVAGVKISRHTISVLIADFEGTELANHVLNLAASCMEPPDLVAALRRAIEGACTAGGLALTDLTGISVGLAGQVDATRNYVHWSSSLAGHDHDLAPLLRDSLPCPVFLENDANLVAKAEQLFGEGRDVDNFLVVTVEHGVGLGIIMNGQIYRGDRGCGAEFGHTKVQIEGALCQCGQRGCLEAYVGDYALIREASTGEPENRPRTVAEVTARARAGDRLAQSVLDRAGQMFAMGLANLINIFDPRRIILAGAQTGFAHLYSDKVLEQISRSTAHVNAPLPDIRVHNWGDLMWARGASAHAIEQVSILHIKGMPSHAA from the coding sequence ATGGATACGATCCGCGACGCATTGACAATGGATGCCAGGGCGCAGACCCGGCTGCGCATTCTGGACATCATCCGTGCCTCCGACGGGATCGCCCGCAAGGAGATCGCTGCCTTGGCCAGCACCAGCCCGGCCACAGTCACCACCGTGACCGCCGACATGCTGGACAAGGGGCTGATCCGCGAAGTGCCCTTCCCCGATGCGCCCGGCGCCGGGCGGCGCGGGCGGCCGCGCGTGATGCTGAAGCTGCGCGGCGGGGTCTATCCTGTGGCCGGGGTGAAGATCTCCCGTCACACGATTTCTGTGCTGATCGCGGATTTCGAGGGGACCGAACTGGCCAACCACGTCCTGAACCTCGCCGCCTCATGCATGGAACCGCCGGATCTGGTCGCGGCGCTGCGGCGCGCCATCGAAGGGGCCTGCACCGCCGGCGGGCTGGCGCTGACCGACCTGACCGGGATTTCGGTCGGCCTGGCCGGTCAGGTGGATGCGACGCGCAACTACGTGCATTGGTCCTCCTCCCTGGCCGGGCATGACCACGACCTGGCGCCACTGCTCCGCGACAGCCTGCCCTGCCCCGTCTTCCTGGAGAATGATGCCAACCTGGTCGCCAAGGCCGAGCAATTGTTCGGCGAAGGCCGCGACGTGGACAATTTCCTGGTGGTCACCGTCGAACACGGCGTGGGCCTGGGGATCATCATGAACGGCCAGATCTATCGCGGCGACAGGGGGTGCGGCGCGGAATTCGGACATACCAAGGTCCAGATCGAGGGTGCCTTGTGCCAATGCGGCCAGCGCGGCTGCCTGGAGGCCTATGTCGGCGATTACGCCCTGATCCGGGAGGCCTCCACCGGGGAGCCGGAAAACCGTCCCCGCACCGTGGCCGAGGTGACAGCGCGCGCCCGGGCCGGCGACCGGCTGGCGCAATCGGTGCTGGACCGCGCCGGCCAGATGTTCGCCATGGGCCTTGCCAACCTGATCAACATCTTCGATCCGCGCCGGATCATTCTGGCCGGGGCGCAGACCGGTTTTGCCCATCTGTATTCGGACAAGGTGCTGGAACAGATCAGCCGCTCCACCGCGCATGTCAACGCGCCGCTGCCCGATATCCGGGTGCACAATTGGGGGGATCTGATGTGGGCGCGCGGGGCGTCAGCCCATGCGATCGAACAGGTGTCGATCCTGCATATCAAGGGGATGCCCTCCCATGCCGCATGA
- a CDS encoding sugar ABC transporter permease, which translates to MTDTTSQPIPAKSAGGLFRKLELDTRLLGMIGAFVILCIGFNILTDGRFLTPRNIFNLTIQSVSVAIMACGMVFVIVNRHIDLSVGALLATTSAVMAMLQTQILPHGLGLGLGHPAIWILAVLGGLIVGTLIGAFQGWMIGYLTIPAFIVTLGGFLVWRNVAWYLTAGQTIGPLDDTFMIFGGINGTLGAWWSWAFAALACVAGIAAQWRGRRGKAAHGFPVKPFWAETTMSVLMVAAIGGFIAVLNAYTVPTRRLERMFEARGEIMPEGLSVGYGLPISVLILITVAVALTVVARKTRLGRYIYATGGNPDAAELSGINTRRLTVKIFALMGFLCALSAVVASARLANHSNDIGTLDELRVIAAAVIGGTALSGGFGTIYGAILGALIMQALQSGMAMVGVDAPFQNIVVGSVLVLAVLIDILYRKRLGAK; encoded by the coding sequence ATGACCGACACCACGTCTCAGCCAATCCCCGCAAAGTCGGCAGGTGGCCTGTTCCGGAAGCTGGAACTGGATACCCGTCTGCTGGGCATGATTGGCGCATTCGTCATCCTGTGTATCGGGTTCAACATCCTGACGGATGGCCGTTTCCTGACCCCCCGGAACATCTTCAACCTGACAATTCAGTCGGTGTCCGTGGCCATCATGGCCTGCGGCATGGTCTTCGTCATCGTCAACCGCCACATCGACCTGTCGGTGGGCGCGTTGCTGGCGACCACATCCGCCGTGATGGCGATGCTGCAAACGCAGATTCTGCCGCATGGGCTGGGCCTTGGGCTGGGTCATCCGGCGATCTGGATCCTGGCGGTGCTGGGCGGGCTGATCGTCGGTACGCTGATCGGCGCCTTCCAGGGCTGGATGATCGGCTACCTGACCATCCCCGCCTTCATCGTGACGCTGGGCGGGTTCCTGGTCTGGCGCAACGTCGCCTGGTATCTGACCGCCGGTCAGACCATCGGCCCGCTGGACGATACCTTCATGATCTTCGGCGGCATCAACGGCACTCTCGGCGCCTGGTGGAGCTGGGCCTTCGCCGCACTGGCCTGTGTCGCGGGGATCGCCGCGCAATGGCGCGGGCGGCGCGGAAAGGCGGCGCATGGCTTTCCGGTGAAACCCTTCTGGGCGGAAACCACGATGTCCGTGCTGATGGTCGCCGCCATCGGCGGGTTCATCGCCGTGCTGAACGCCTATACCGTCCCCACCCGCCGGCTGGAACGGATGTTCGAGGCGCGCGGCGAAATCATGCCCGAGGGGCTGAGTGTGGGCTACGGGCTGCCGATCTCGGTGCTGATCCTGATCACTGTCGCCGTGGCGCTGACCGTGGTGGCGCGCAAGACGCGGCTGGGCCGCTACATCTACGCCACCGGCGGCAATCCCGACGCGGCGGAGTTGTCGGGCATCAACACCCGCCGCCTGACGGTCAAGATCTTCGCCCTGATGGGGTTTCTCTGTGCGCTGTCGGCGGTCGTGGCTTCGGCCCGGCTGGCCAACCATTCCAACGACATCGGCACCCTGGACGAGCTGCGGGTGATCGCCGCCGCCGTGATCGGGGGCACCGCGCTGTCGGGCGGGTTCGGCACGATCTACGGCGCCATCCTGGGCGCGCTGATCATGCAGGCGCTGCAATCGGGCATGGCCATGGTCGGCGTCGATGCGCCGTTCCAGAACATCGTCGTGGGCAGCGTGCTGGTGCTGGCCGTGCTGATCGACATCCTGTACCGCAAGCGACTGGGGGCGAAATGA
- the xylF gene encoding D-xylose ABC transporter substrate-binding protein, with translation MTKLLRMSVAAALLGSAAYADDVTVGVSWSNFQEERWKTDEAAIVGALEDGGASYISADAQSSSSKQLSDIESLIAQGADVLIVLAQDTQAIGPAVQAAADEGIPVIAYDRLIEDDRAFYLTFDNVEVGRMQARAVLEAAPTGNYVMIKGSPTDPNADFLRGGQQEVLQDAIDAGDITIVGEAYTDGWLPANAQRNMEQILTAQDNAVDAVVASNDGTAGGAVAALTAQGMDGIPVSGQDGDHAALNRVAKGTQTVSVWKDARDLGRAAGEIAMTLAEGGEIEDSVEWTSPSGTKMQARFLSPVPVTADNLSAVVDAGWITQDALCQGVSDGPAPCN, from the coding sequence ATGACGAAACTGCTCAGGATGAGTGTGGCCGCAGCGCTGCTGGGTTCGGCCGCCTATGCCGATGACGTGACCGTCGGTGTCAGCTGGTCGAACTTCCAGGAAGAACGTTGGAAAACCGACGAGGCCGCGATTGTCGGCGCCCTGGAGGACGGCGGCGCCAGCTATATTTCCGCCGATGCGCAATCTTCCTCCAGCAAGCAGCTGTCGGATATCGAAAGTCTGATCGCCCAGGGCGCCGACGTGCTGATCGTGCTGGCTCAGGACACGCAGGCCATCGGCCCCGCCGTTCAGGCCGCCGCGGACGAGGGCATCCCCGTGATCGCCTATGACCGCCTGATCGAGGACGACCGGGCCTTCTACCTGACCTTCGACAACGTCGAAGTCGGCCGGATGCAGGCCCGCGCCGTGCTGGAGGCCGCGCCCACGGGCAATTACGTGATGATCAAGGGCTCTCCCACCGATCCGAACGCGGACTTCCTGCGCGGCGGGCAGCAGGAAGTGCTGCAAGACGCGATCGACGCGGGGGACATCACCATCGTGGGCGAGGCCTATACAGACGGCTGGCTGCCCGCCAATGCACAGCGCAACATGGAGCAGATCCTGACCGCGCAGGACAATGCGGTGGATGCGGTCGTGGCCTCCAACGACGGCACGGCAGGCGGCGCGGTTGCCGCGCTGACGGCACAGGGCATGGACGGTATCCCCGTCTCCGGACAGGACGGCGATCACGCTGCGCTGAACCGGGTGGCCAAGGGCACGCAGACCGTTTCCGTCTGGAAAGACGCCCGTGACCTGGGCCGCGCGGCGGGTGAAATCGCCATGACCCTGGCCGAAGGTGGCGAGATCGAGGACAGCGTGGAATGGACTTCCCCCTCCGGGACGAAGATGCAGGCGCGGTTCCTGTCGCCCGTACCCGTGACGGCCGACAACCTGTCCGCCGTGGTCGATGCCGGCTGGATCACCCAGGACGCCCTGTGCCAGGGCGTGTCCGACGGTCCGGCCCCTTGCAACTGA
- a CDS encoding ATP-binding cassette domain-containing protein: protein MMADTVTRTAAARRAAGETPLVEMRNISISFGGIKAVDDVSVDLHPGEVVGLLGHNGAGKSTLIKILSGAYHMDEGQILIDGQPVRIENPRDARANNIETIYQTLALADNLDAASNLFLGRELTTGLGLIDDSAMEAECRKIMGRLNPNFQKFSEPVSALSGGQRQSVAIARAVYFNARILIMDEPTAALGPHETQMVAELIQQLKAQGIGIFLIDHDVHSVMNLCDRASVMKNGALVGTVQVDQVTDDDLLSMIILGKRPGETKEQGQDT, encoded by the coding sequence ATGATGGCCGACACCGTGACCCGAACCGCCGCCGCCCGTCGCGCCGCAGGGGAAACGCCGCTGGTGGAGATGCGCAACATCTCCATCTCCTTCGGGGGGATCAAGGCGGTCGATGACGTCTCTGTCGATCTGCACCCCGGCGAGGTCGTGGGCCTGCTGGGCCATAACGGCGCCGGGAAATCCACCCTGATCAAGATCCTGTCAGGGGCCTATCACATGGACGAGGGGCAGATCCTGATCGACGGCCAGCCGGTGCGCATCGAAAACCCCCGCGACGCCCGTGCCAACAACATCGAGACGATCTACCAGACACTGGCGCTGGCCGATAACCTGGACGCGGCTTCCAACCTCTTTCTGGGGCGGGAGCTGACCACGGGGCTGGGCCTGATCGACGATTCCGCGATGGAGGCGGAATGCCGCAAGATCATGGGCCGGCTGAACCCCAATTTCCAGAAGTTCAGCGAACCGGTATCCGCCCTGTCGGGCGGACAGCGGCAATCGGTGGCGATCGCGCGGGCGGTCTATTTCAACGCCCGCATCCTGATCATGGACGAACCCACCGCCGCGCTGGGCCCGCACGAAACGCAGATGGTGGCCGAACTGATCCAGCAGCTGAAGGCGCAGGGGATCGGCATCTTCCTGATCGACCACGATGTGCATTCGGTGATGAACCTCTGTGATCGGGCATCGGTGATGAAGAACGGCGCGCTGGTCGGCACGGTGCAGGTGGATCAGGTCACCGATGACGATCTGCTGTCGATGATCATTCTGGGCAAACGGCCCGGCGAGACGAAAGAACAAGGACAAGACACATGA